In Triticum aestivum cultivar Chinese Spring chromosome 5B, IWGSC CS RefSeq v2.1, whole genome shotgun sequence, the following proteins share a genomic window:
- the LOC123114900 gene encoding 4-hydroxyphenylacetaldehyde oxime monooxygenase-like: protein MDISQPQQWQLLLLAGILLPIVSYLLVTKRSSEDGRLKLPPGPKQVPVLGNLHQLGPLPHRSLRDLARRHGPVMLHRLGAATTVVVSSSAAARDVMRAHDADC, encoded by the coding sequence ATGGATATCTCACAACCCCAGCAATGGCAGCTCCTCCTCCTAGCCGGCATCCTCCTCCCCATCGTCTCGTACCTGCTGGTGACGAAGCGCAGCTCCGAGGATGGGCGGCTGAAGCTGCCGCCCGGCCCGAAGCAGGTGCCGGTGCTCGGCAACCTTCACCAACTGGGCCCTCTGCCGCACCGCAGCCTGCGTGACTTGGCCCGGCGGCACGGCCCCGTCATGCTGCACCGCCTCGGCGCAGCGACGACAGTGGTTGTCTCTTCCTCCGCGGCGGCGCGAGACGTGATGAGGGCCCACGACGCCGACTGCTGA